The following proteins come from a genomic window of Malus domestica chromosome 02, GDT2T_hap1:
- the LOC114821965 gene encoding pentatricopeptide repeat-containing protein At5g18950-like, with amino-acid sequence MARAPSSILSFLRHNHRARQNPNTQIRYLTTETKDSDFTEISQQICKIIRTKPRWEQTLPSDYPSFNFTDPQFFTELLKHQRNVFFSLRFFFWLSSQNGFSPNPVSFNALFTALVEAKACNAAKLLLGHTGFSPDPASLESYIGCLCEGGYVQEAADVFYRLKGAGVCLSIMTWNAALSGCLKVGRTDIIWILYQEMIECGVVADVETVGYLIQALCVDNNVLKGYELLRQVLVDGLVPGNAAFNKLISGFCKVKNYNRVSELLHIMISKNRDPDNYTYQEVINWLCKKGKGREGLRVFNDLKDRGYAPDIVMYTTMIHGLCTMDYIGEARKLWFEMIEKGYRPNEYTYNTMILGFCKIGSFEEAKILYKEMCDRGYKETTVSYNAMMRGLCLHGRTDEAYGLFTEMPHKGIVRDLITYNTLIQGFCKEGKIVESTNLFRELLTQGLQPSTYSYTPLIEKLCQVGAVQEAKSLWNDMKNRGLEPTFGTQDYIIIGLCDQGDAAEGMEWFLDMLKSKLKPKRKTFGKLVECLSQRDRLDDSLLVLDFMFRAGYTLEEHICYSLVNKLGRENNHFVETCLGEILEGM; translated from the coding sequence ATGGCCAGAGCTCCGTCGTCAATCCTAAGCTTCCTCCGCCACAACCACCGTGCCCGGCAAAACCCAAATACCCAAATCAGATACCTCACAACCGAAACCAAAGATTCTGACTTTACAGAAATTTCTCAACAGATTTGTAAGATTATTAGAACAAAACCCAGATGGGAGCAGACTCTGCCATCTGATTACCCTTCTTTTAATTTCACTGACCCCCAATTTTTCACTGAGCTTTTGAAGCACCAAAGGAATGTGTTTTTCTCGCTTCGGTTTTTCTTCTGGTTGAGCTCTCAGAATGGGTTTTCGCCCAACCCCGTTTCATTTAATGCGCTTTTCACTGCGCTCGTGGAGGCTAAGGCCTGCAATGCTGCAAAATTGCTTCTTGGACATACCGGTTTTAGCCCTGATCCTGCTTCATTAGAAAGTTATATTGGGTGTCTTTGCGAGGGTGGGTATGTTCAGGAGGCGGCTGATGTGTTTTATAGGCTGAAAGGGGCTGGAGTGTGCCTGTCTATAATGACTTGGAATGCGGCTTTGTCAGGTTGCCTTAAAGTGGGGAGGACTGATATTATTTGGATATTGTATCAAGAAATGATAGAATGTGGTGTTGTAGCTGATGTTGAGACTGTTGGGTATCTCATTCAAGCATTATGTGTTGATAACAATGTTTTGAAAGGATATGAGCTTCTTCGGCAGGTTTTGGTAGATGGACTAGTCCCTGGAAATGCTGCTTTCAATAAAttgatttctgggttttgtaaGGTGAAGAATTATAATCGAGTGTCCGAACTCCTCCACATCATGATTTCAAAGAACCGTGACCCGGATAATTATACGTATCAGGAGGTAATCAATTGGCTGTGTAAGAAAGGAAAGGGGCGTGAGGGTTTACGGGTTTTCAATGATCTTAAGGATAGGGGCTATGCCCCAGATATTGTCATGTATACTACCATGATTCATGGTCTTTGCACAATGGATTATATTGGGGAAGCTAGGAAGCTGTGGTTTGAGATGATTGAGAAGGGATATCGTCCAAATGAGTACACATACAATACAATGATTCTGGGGTTCTGTAAGATTGGTAGTTTTGAAGAGGCCAAGATCTTATACAAGGAGATGTGTGATAGAGGTTATAAAGAAACCACAGTCAGTTACAACGCAATGATGAGAGGACTATGTTTACATGGAAGGACCGATGAGGCATATGGATTATTCACTGAAATGCCCCATAAGGGTATTGTTCGTGATTTGATTACATACAACACTCTAATCCAAGGTTTCTGTAAGGAAGGCAAGATAGTAGAAAGTACGAACTTATTCCGAGAGCTCCTGACTCAAGGCTTACAACCATCAACTTACTCCTACACCCCACTTATTGAAAAGCTTTGTCAGGTTGGAGCTGTACAAGAAGCGAAAAGTTTGTGGAATGATATGAAGAATAGAGGTTTGGAACCAACTTTCGGCACTCAAGATTATATCATCATTGGATTGTGTGATCAAGGAGATGCTGCAGAGGGAATGGAATGGTTCTTAGACATGTTAAAGAGTAAGCTTAAACCAAAGCGGAAAACTTTTGGGAAACTAGTTGAATGTCTTTCACAAAGAGACAGGTTGGATGATTCTTTACTTGTTTTAGACTTTATGTTTAGGGCAGGTTATACACTGGAAGAACACATATGTTATTCTCTGGTCAATAAGCTTGGCAGGGAGAACAACCATTTCGTTGAAACATGTCTAGGGGAGATCTTAGAAGGAATGTGA